CTCTCGTAGCAATTGATGAAGTTGAGGAAATAAAAAGGTGCATCCGTCATGTACTTGATTTCCATATTACGCCCAGTGGATTTATCAATAACATAAAATCGATTGTTCTCCGAAGGCATCCATTCCAAACATTCCTTAAAGGACTTTCCTTGACTCCTACAATTTGTCAACTTGATCATATTACTGACCCATGGCTGCTCACAAAATACTAAGTAGTTATCAGTCATACCAAAACTGTGAACATAGGCTAGATGATGAGGAAAACGGGTGGGGAGTGTGGCAACAAATTTAACATCGTTAGGATAGTTTTCTTGATTGATGCTTCCATTTTCGTCGGGTCTtggaaatttaatgaaatgatattttaaccCGGCCACAAATGAGGCAGCCACGTTGTACAGATCTCCATTGTGGTCTCTTAGAGGTCTACCCGTCTTaatattaaccaaattagaCATATCAACCAGATCTTGTGTTTCTAATGTATCCGGATCGACAATGCGATCAAATGCAGTCTCAGTGGAGGCCATGGTCAAGTTACCATACTGATAAAAGTTACAAGCACAATTATCAGTTGCATCTTTAGGAGTAAAATTATCAGTACTGGGGGATCTGTGGAGTAAAAAGGTCCCACTTGGTGGCTTAATAGAGCCTTTTCGACCTGGATGTGGCTGTTTGCACCCTTCAGAAAGACCAGGAGTGCCAAATTCGGCTCTGACTGCTTTACCATGATCCATATTATCGCTATAGGCATCAGAGTTGAGAAacttttttgtgtataaaatatcCTTTCCATGGTCTTTGATCTTGAATGAACTCATGATAGAAAGTCCATCGAACCAATGATTGACGGTCATATTTTTGTAGTCATATATCCCACAGGGACCATTATAAAGAACGGTGCCTTGGATCCATCCTGGAAGATCTGAGCCCGTCAAAGTTCCTGCTTTTTCTTTGCATGTAGTTGcgtttataaaaagatttttgttgaaCTCCATTGCTTGTTTCTTGAGTAGCTGCTGCTTCCTTTCAGatatgaagaagaaataatgtctatgtaaaaataacttttctttttataccgGAAATAACGAAGAAGCTTTCCAAAACAAGATTCTATTAAAGATATAAGTCTTCCTTGTGATTaccaaagtaataaaaaataagacccTTTCCTCCTGAGActgaattcataaaaatataatcccttactttatataaaaaaaatgtaatgcacTTATTGTATAAGTCGTGACATGGAATCTGTGtccattcatatatttaatacataaactaactttattagaattaaataaatgaacactaatgtccaaaatgatatttttttcttttcatgtactatcaatgtcatttttagcgttttctttgaatagataaatattaatatttacacatgtttaaataattcatatcaaattaattaaattaaaaagttattatttcattatttagttGAAAAAGCTAATTTCTTGGAAATCAACTTAGAaagtgaaaaagaaaaaaaagtaaatattttctacaaataaagttaattaaacttaacaaaatgttaagataataataagatgataatatataaatattatgaatacagCATCTTCATAACAATCATATCAGCAAAAAACATTCAGTGGGaaggtacaaaaaatattttagattttatttataagactgGCTAGTCGATGGGAAAATCAgtttttgacatattatttagCTTGTAAGAGTGATATTGAGACGacatttcttttgaaaagttccgatcaatatgtatattttgccacaaatttaacataataatgaattacattttAGCTCCTTTTTGTCAGAATGAGTTGACACCAGATCCGGAGAACAACTTTAACAGAGTAGtggttattaataaaaaaatatgtttgttaacATAATTGatattagatttaatttatcCCGAAATATAAGAGGACATTCACAAACTGCATAAACCTGAATAATATATCATAGGGACAGAATGTTATAAGAAAAAGTATAGGCAGCAAGTAATTTGTTGGGTAGACATAGCAGATTTAGTTTTAGTCGCATTTGTTTgggaaatttaataaataaaaagtaaaaattgtagGAAATTTAGTGTCTTTTTCCattgatttcttatttattagcAGAAACTTGAggtaataaatgattatatttcgTTACTTTCCCGTATTTGGggtaaaaatgacgtcatctgtTATGCTATTAAATTTTCAGTGAGAAATAAAAGTCGTTTCTAACTAATCCTGAAAAAAAGAGTGACCTTTTCTGAAGAAGTCGTTTTTTCCAACTTTCATCATTCATAGAGGGGGCCACATACACCCACAGATATGATCCCGAGTGCGCTGTGAGACGCAGTTCGATAAACACTGTATTAGATTTCAAATTGTGCATATATGCTATATTTGGATggatttatttactattaactTCAACACTTAGCGCTTAAAAAAGCTTTGAGTATTGAAAATACCGACCTTCTATATATATGGAATCTAAGCctaattgtcatattttttccgGATACTTTTGCCGTTGAATAATGGTACCTTGAGTGCCAGGGTTTTAAGTTAATCCTTAAAACTTCCCccgatcttttttattatttatatatgtagttaattGATTATAGATCTTGGAAGCAAAATTTTgtgtttgataaatatacacAACTATATCAgtcatcaaaatttgaaaaagagtcTCACGTTTAGACCCATAAAAATCCTAGTAACATGGCTTTACatacagattttatttttacacaggaaaattaaaagattgaaaaaaatatatgtgggtTGGTAATAATGTCTATATTAACCTTATGGAGGATTTATTAGACCAATGACAAACTctgcacataatttttttatataataaatgaatcagcaaaataattatttggttaGTACTGTCTGTgcaattaaaaagtatttttctaaggATGTTACCaatttacacatttaaaaaaaaattgtttgtatgaTTAAACATTGTGTTAAAGTGTTGAAGTGGAAAGTCACTCGTGACATAAGCATGTTATCAGCAAAGCACGAGTTTTATCTTGTAGAACCTCCATTAATGTAATTATGAGTATTCTTTACAAAACAGTTTGAAGTAGTATTgggaaagaaatacatagagaCGACAAAGGGATTTCGATTGGCAGTTCAGTATGGCAAGATATTGGAGACTAAAATCTTCAGTTTGCTACAATGAATGTCAGCTATGGTAATGAATTAACACAAAgatacagtaataccttgagaTACAAGTGCCACAACATaagaattttattatgatacaGAGTTTACAGCGGAAAGCAAAAAACACTTCATTTTTTTCgggatcaatttttttagcttACGAACTCTGGTCCACAATAAATTCAACTTTAGTGTCAAggactaaatataattttatctcatGGTAAAATGGTTAGTTATAACTTTAACGTCAgctgaaaaaaagaatttattggttaactttttattacaacatcagcgacaatcaaaattgaataagatttatCTTGATGAAATTGCCAATTcttaatgtaagaaaaaaaaaatgtaacgtCATATTTCATTCCTTTTGTCTGAATTTATACATTTCTTCCGCATAAAGCAGGGATTATCAATGctttaatattgtacaaagagcagactaaaaaataaatgaagattacAAAAATGTGCTGAAAGTtacaaaggaaaataaagttaGGAGACACTGTAAAGGatattatgaaaaaactttgttaaaagAAAGGATCCCATTTTAcaagaaaacataataaaaaaaacagaaaccaCATATTGCTCTAATTGTGATGACAATCCCTTTCCCTGTTTTGCTTGTTTTAATGAGAAAtgtgaaaacataaaaaatatataaataaatatttatatataatcaaaatgatttttatatatatatttgtacatttgtGGTGCATCAACACATAaacaatttaggaaaaaatccaaaaatggaGAAAGTCccaattaatgtttttactttatcaataaataaaggccaatatttcatggacatttTTCGGTCAACTATTGaccttatattcaaatttgaaggaTGAGTTCAGATATataagaattttagctatagtttggTGGAACCTTTGTTTggtttaaaaacttatattaccCCCCGATGcctttacaaataaaaacagtCAATTTATCGTTTATATATTGTGACGttcaattttgactttaaattCTTGATTCCTAAAGAAAAGCTCAAGTAGTTTTTCGATATTTACCTGTACATATATCGTGCGTGTACAAGTTTATATAATGATGTACATCCGGTGTGgcttttagctggcccgttaatttctaattggtaatataaaaaaggaattttcttttccttagtagttgttattattatttaattaaaaaggagTAGTTAACATCATTTCCTAGatagatttgattatattcaaaacctgattgtaCATTCTTATGTGCCCAAAAAGACGGAATgaaaccttgaggatttgttacggagttataattgcaagtccttgttggactcaaagtagaatggGACATCCACGTAGGAGTAGTTCtagcaaatatccttgtttatttctttttgccTTCCTTCCTAGTAGGGCTCTcacaatatttgtattgtaataTGATACAACATTTAGGTATTGAATGATACTATTAAGATATATCAATTCTTCACACGCCCGCAATtctgtacaaatattgaaagagattgaagaattattcaataatctGGCCCAACAATTTCTTAGTGtaagaattttattattgtctattGATATATCGCATATGATTATATCTGATAGtagattattattgaataaatatatgatactgttataattattagcTGCGGAAGTATTGATTCAAATTATTGCGATTAAAGGGGAGGAAAGGGAAGTGTTGGAACTGTGTGTGaagacattttatttatgaggaTTTGCAAGGATCTTTCTATAAGAGCATTCGGATATATGGATCTGCATCCACTCATCCTTCGCCTTCCtagttattcatattttaccATTGGGATATCTGTGCCAGCTAGAACACGCCTTCTCCTCTCAGATCTTCTTTTCAACATCAGGTTACACTCAATCAAGGGATCTCATCTTCTTGAATGCAAGGATCGTTCATAATGCAGATGCTCCTCAGCATCAAAGTATCTTATAGTTACTTCTCACCTCGTGAACCATCGCCTTTATGCTTAAGAATACATCAATTACTTCATATCTTCTATGAACTCATTATGTAGTTCTATGGGAGTTGCATAAAGCTGAATAATAATCAGATCAAAGGCCCAATAAGGAGCGAAGatagttctcatcctccatccacatctccttcattgaaattattgAGTCCATCcctccttaagtcaactctgcttcatCTCCAACtctaagataaatattttattcataatagtcCTTTAATGTCCTTGATGGATATAACTCATGCGGCATGGATCACTAGTCTCTATCACACTcctttcaatttcatttatatattggtGCTGTAGTGTCTGCTTGAACAATTATACATTCTAAATACTCAATGTATCACTCCTGCtttaatgatacttttttgatGAGTTTTTCTTTGATGGAAAACAAGGGATAAGCTATCTGAGACTCTCTTTCTAGATATATTTGTCTGTAAATCATATTCTGCTCTACTATTATGTGCATAAATAGTTCTTGGGATATGATAAGTgattatgtgatttaaaaaaattgacttcttaACTTCTGTACACCTCTACAGGAATATCTGAATGTCATTGCAATTCTAAAACTTGTGTCGGGGATCATCTTCTCAATGACTAATTTGATTATcaccatattataatattacaataataaagatGTAGTATGtccatacaaattaattaattacagatgataaataaatgttttccataagagtttattaatataagttgttttattgaagaaaatagtaaaaatgtaacaaaaacaaaaataatatatttttttcagtattgaatagacaaataataaataaattttaacattacattctttatttataaaatcatcattatattatattttcatcatttaatttattcgactatattatataaatataaatatataaaaaagacaataaataaatacggtCATTTTTGCTGTGAAAGGTGCAGAATCTTTCAATATGTGAGACACTTATTAGGTTTTTATTGAGTTCGATTTCTTATTAATCCAAGTTCAATCATTATACTATTTTGTCCAAGACTAGTTTGCATTTTACAGATTCCGAGCAGTTATTTACCGAGCTAATGAAAACCcgatatgtatgaaaaacataTCCATTATATGGTTAATTCTGTTTCATTTACTTAAGAGTAGACTTTGCATACATTATACATTTGTAAACTCAAcgtataagaaaatttaataatcctCGAGGTATTggattctaaaaatattagaaacagCTATAGTAAtgctaaattatattatatataaaacctaataaatttgaaaagaaagaactaaattattatattattaagtaattaagtaATATCTTCATTGAGAatagaatagaaaataaaaaaggtgaaaatccaaTTCTGCTTCGAAAGATGCAGAATCTTTCAAAGTATGAGACACTTCTAAGGTTTTTATTGAGTCCAATTTATCATGCTTAGGATTCCAATCCTTAAACTATTCTTTACGATGTGAGCTTATATTTTCCCCATTCCGAGTAACCATACACTGAGctaatgaaaaatgataaaccGATGTATTATAAGAACATATTCACTCTGATGAAAAGCAGTACAAAGGGTAAAATGTAAGAgtgatttaatattatttatactt
The sequence above is drawn from the Lepeophtheirus salmonis chromosome 5, UVic_Lsal_1.4, whole genome shotgun sequence genome and encodes:
- the LOC121118435 gene encoding beta,beta-carotene 15,15'-dioxygenase-like, with protein sequence MEFNKNLFINATTCKEKAGTLTGSDLPGWIQGTVLYNGPCGIYDYKNMTVNHWFDGLSIMSSFKIKDHGKDILYTKKFLNSDAYSDNMDHGKAVRAEFGTPGLSEGCKQPHPGRKGSIKPPSGTFLLHRSPSTDNFTPKDATDNCACNFYQYGNLTMASTETAFDRIVDPDTLETQDLVDMSNLVNIKTGRPLRDHNGDLYNVAASFVAGLKYHFIKFPRPDENGSINQENYPNDVKFVATLPTRFPHHLAYVHSFGMTDNYLVFCEQPWVSNMIKLTNCRSQGKSFKECLEWMPSENNRFYVIDKSTGRNMEIKYMTDAPFYFLNFINCYESGEHVIVDIIAYDDPEILNDMYIETLRTSSSFTGVAHKSKILRFVLPLDYQEDHIDLNGGKWRDATAIRAHNTITLHGSILTDRKGMEHPKLNPNFMFRKYNFTYVVGWMHSLDPDCYYANAITKINVETGDTTSWRADDKYSHPSEVVFIPNPAGTSEDDGVLISCVSNARDQNKSYMVFISARNMKEIARVEFDETIPFGSHTYYIQQ